One genomic segment of Stigmatella erecta includes these proteins:
- a CDS encoding PKD domain-containing protein — MPASTPGDALAKALGEERVQLPSSVRVERIEQDRAWVCAGEVMGLSAHLGGVPEPGAVFRWVWPAAAGQAELHPGLTLQWKAPPEAGKYPVRFQVCRDLGGRRVGVLAERELDLEVRPCGEDAGQQQEPLHIGVTQRGPGTFTFQALYRGDEPVSTYTWDFGDDARSTTAEPSLTHTYALAGLGAQETRSFTVKLQARLERGLRLEATAFVLTRGQPAPSELPTAELQVSRWKPRPGGAGWQSDVVVRAPDGTDLTWERLERVSVPWEGEARIDTRAWRERVHVEEDLGHGGFRGHVTVSPSEAGPEIKQLLDFLYGRDAAGQEVVVSWSPFKREPPADSPQAPGPPPVKP; from the coding sequence GTGCCCGCCAGCACGCCTGGAGATGCGCTCGCCAAGGCCCTCGGCGAGGAACGGGTGCAACTGCCTTCCAGCGTCAGGGTCGAGCGCATCGAGCAAGACCGGGCGTGGGTCTGCGCGGGCGAAGTCATGGGCCTGTCCGCCCACCTGGGCGGCGTGCCCGAGCCCGGCGCGGTCTTCCGCTGGGTCTGGCCGGCCGCCGCGGGCCAGGCCGAGCTACACCCCGGCCTCACCCTTCAGTGGAAGGCGCCCCCCGAGGCGGGCAAGTACCCCGTGCGATTCCAGGTGTGCAGGGATCTGGGCGGACGGCGTGTCGGGGTGCTGGCCGAGCGCGAGCTCGACCTCGAGGTCCGCCCGTGCGGCGAGGACGCGGGCCAGCAGCAAGAGCCCCTCCACATCGGCGTCACGCAACGGGGGCCGGGGACCTTCACCTTCCAGGCGCTGTACCGGGGGGACGAGCCCGTCTCCACGTACACCTGGGACTTCGGCGATGACGCCCGGTCCACCACGGCCGAGCCCAGCCTCACCCACACCTATGCGCTCGCGGGCCTGGGCGCGCAGGAGACCCGGAGCTTCACCGTCAAGCTCCAGGCCCGCCTGGAACGCGGCCTGCGCCTGGAGGCCACCGCGTTCGTGCTCACGCGCGGGCAACCCGCCCCCAGCGAGCTGCCCACCGCCGAGCTCCAGGTTTCCCGCTGGAAACCTCGCCCCGGGGGAGCCGGTTGGCAGAGCGACGTGGTGGTGCGTGCCCCGGACGGCACGGACCTGACGTGGGAGCGCCTCGAGCGCGTGTCCGTGCCCTGGGAAGGCGAAGCACGCATCGACACGCGGGCCTGGCGGGAGCGGGTCCACGTGGAGGAGGACCTGGGACACGGCGGCTTCCGGGGCCATGTGACGGTGAGCCCCTCCGAGGCTGGACCGGAGATCAAACAGCTCCTCGACTTCCTGTACGGCCGCGACGCGGCGGGACAGGAGGTGGTGGTGTCCTGGAGCCCGTTCAAGCGCGAGCCGCCCGCGGACTCGCCCCAGGCCCCAGGGCCACCTCCTGTGAAACCCTGA
- a CDS encoding glycosyltransferase produces MATLLFTPFPGRGHIHPTLKLARELRARGHRVVYAGPLDSREVITKEGGEFIPVMEEQFPAGSFAPFAAPTLREHLSQVRLFVRRAERALQAIEAGALDSLFERVRPDLLVCDPLLPYPALVAHGLKIPTLAFNTNVPQPLIYPFLTDPNISRFFWMRAWLIRTGFAMLAMLGLTLRLGPYNKRIARRYGYPVESLATEPEYLVRGLPEMILAPREFAEPPGPVKSQYLFVGPGIDLERSEPDFPWERLAQDKPLVLFSMGSMGGYSRTLEKRVLDAVAEAAKARPQWQFVLAVNPTHETTPFDGVAPNVVAVKYAPLLQLLPRAAVSITHGGFNTVKECIHFGVPMVVVPLAYDQPTVGRLVERKGLGVVCPPKTLTSEILLRQLDLLVGDPARRAAMTTMRDCFHQREKDNSAADAVEQLLQARPGAPGKGLQQVS; encoded by the coding sequence ATGGCAACCCTGCTCTTCACGCCCTTCCCTGGCCGTGGCCATATCCACCCCACGCTCAAGCTGGCCCGGGAGTTGCGCGCCCGCGGCCATCGCGTGGTCTACGCGGGACCGCTCGACTCACGGGAGGTCATCACGAAGGAGGGAGGAGAATTCATCCCCGTGATGGAGGAGCAATTCCCCGCGGGCAGCTTCGCCCCCTTCGCCGCGCCCACGCTCCGGGAACACCTCTCGCAGGTCCGCCTGTTCGTACGCCGGGCGGAGCGCGCCCTTCAGGCCATCGAGGCGGGCGCGCTGGACAGCCTCTTCGAGCGCGTGCGCCCGGACCTGCTGGTGTGCGATCCCCTGCTGCCCTACCCGGCCCTGGTGGCCCACGGCCTGAAGATTCCCACCCTCGCCTTCAATACCAACGTTCCCCAGCCGCTGATCTACCCCTTCCTGACGGACCCGAACATCAGCCGCTTCTTCTGGATGCGCGCGTGGCTCATCCGCACGGGGTTCGCCATGCTGGCGATGCTGGGCCTGACGCTGCGGCTGGGGCCGTACAACAAGCGGATCGCGCGCCGGTATGGCTACCCCGTGGAGTCCCTGGCCACGGAGCCTGAATACCTCGTCCGGGGTCTGCCGGAGATGATCCTCGCGCCCCGTGAGTTCGCCGAGCCGCCGGGCCCCGTGAAGTCGCAGTACCTCTTCGTGGGGCCAGGCATCGACCTGGAGCGCTCCGAGCCAGACTTCCCCTGGGAGCGGCTGGCGCAGGACAAGCCCCTCGTTCTCTTCTCCATGGGCAGCATGGGGGGCTACAGCCGCACGCTGGAGAAGCGGGTGCTGGACGCGGTGGCCGAGGCGGCGAAGGCGCGGCCTCAATGGCAGTTCGTCCTGGCGGTGAACCCCACCCATGAGACCACGCCCTTCGACGGCGTGGCCCCCAACGTGGTCGCGGTGAAGTACGCCCCCTTGCTCCAGCTGCTCCCGCGCGCCGCCGTGAGCATCACGCATGGCGGCTTCAACACCGTGAAGGAGTGCATCCACTTCGGCGTGCCCATGGTGGTGGTGCCCCTGGCCTATGATCAGCCCACCGTGGGGCGGCTGGTCGAGCGCAAGGGGCTGGGCGTTGTCTGCCCTCCCAAGACGCTGACGTCGGAGATCCTGCTGCGGCAGCTGGACCTGCTGGTGGGAGATCCGGCGCGGCGCGCCGCCATGACCACCATGCGCGACTGCTTCCACCAGCGCGAGAAGGACAACTCCGCCGCGGATGCCGTCGAGCAACTCCTCCAGGCGCGGCCAGGCGCTCCCGGCAAGGGCCTTCAGCAGGTGTCCTGA
- the lpxC gene encoding UDP-3-O-acyl-N-acetylglucosamine deacetylase: protein MPSFDNQRTLGHSVSCQGVGLHSGATVNLTLRPAPAHHGILFVRTDTPRPVLIPALSEYVVDTALATTLGKDGVKVGTVEHLLSALAGLGIDNVRVELDGPEVPVMDGSAAHFVQMVASAGVRELEEPRSYLVIKRPVTVTEGDKEATLLPSRRFRITCSIDFKHPLVSSQDYEVELSERSFSGEISRARTFGFLRDVEMLKKLGLARGGSLENAIVVDEASILNPEGLRFSDEFVRHKILDAIGDVSLFGRPVIGHLKVFKTGHALNHKLVQKVLSDPGCYELVPLRRLDTERSELRLPELPGGLELEPLLA from the coding sequence ATGCCTTCCTTCGACAACCAGCGCACGCTCGGCCATTCCGTCTCCTGCCAGGGCGTGGGGCTTCACTCGGGCGCAACGGTGAACCTCACCCTGCGGCCCGCTCCGGCGCACCATGGCATCCTCTTCGTCCGCACGGACACGCCCCGGCCGGTGCTCATCCCCGCGCTGTCCGAGTACGTGGTGGACACGGCGCTGGCCACCACGCTGGGCAAGGACGGGGTGAAGGTAGGCACGGTGGAGCACCTGCTCTCGGCGCTGGCCGGGCTGGGCATCGACAACGTGCGCGTGGAGCTGGATGGCCCCGAGGTGCCCGTCATGGACGGCAGCGCCGCGCACTTCGTGCAGATGGTGGCGAGCGCGGGCGTCCGCGAGCTGGAGGAGCCGCGCAGCTACCTGGTCATCAAGCGGCCCGTGACCGTGACGGAAGGGGACAAGGAGGCCACGCTGCTGCCCTCGCGCCGCTTCCGCATCACCTGCTCCATCGACTTCAAGCACCCGCTCGTCTCCAGCCAGGACTACGAGGTGGAGCTGTCCGAGCGCAGCTTCTCGGGGGAAATCTCGCGCGCGCGCACCTTTGGCTTCCTGCGGGATGTGGAGATGCTCAAGAAGCTGGGGCTGGCCCGGGGCGGCTCGCTGGAGAACGCCATCGTCGTGGACGAGGCCTCCATCCTCAACCCGGAGGGCCTGCGCTTCTCGGACGAGTTCGTGCGGCACAAGATCCTCGACGCCATCGGCGATGTGTCCCTGTTCGGGCGCCCCGTCATCGGCCACCTGAAGGTCTTCAAGACGGGCCACGCCCTCAACCACAAGCTGGTGCAGAAGGTGTTGTCGGACCCGGGCTGCTACGAGCTGGTGCCGCTGCGGCGGCTGGACACGGAGCGCTCGGAGCTTCGCCTCCCGGAGTTGCCGGGAGGGCTGGAGCTGGAACCGCTGCTCGCTTAG
- the ruvB gene encoding Holliday junction branch migration DNA helicase RuvB, whose product MATKRKSDTLSEEVLGDDVRLEASLRPRTFDEYVGQGAVVEKLKVYVRASSQRRDALDHCLFSGPPGLGKTSLAHIIASELGVGIHVTSGPALERKGDLAGLLTNLNERDVLFIDEIHRLNAAVEEYLYPAMEDFRLDITIDTGPAARAMKIDLPPFTLIGATTRTGLLTSPLRDRFQIQERLDYYEPKYLEMILNRSARILGVPLDREASREVSTRSRGTPRIANRLLRRLRDFAQVEGEGRITQELASVSLDRLGVDASGLDSMDRKILLTIIDKFGGGPVGVETIAASVGEQRDSIEDVYEPYLLQEGFLQRTPRGRMATHRAYGYFKRAPPPASPQGSLF is encoded by the coding sequence ATGGCCACGAAGCGGAAGTCCGATACGTTGTCGGAAGAGGTGCTGGGAGACGATGTCCGTCTGGAGGCCTCCCTGCGCCCCCGGACCTTCGATGAGTACGTGGGCCAGGGTGCCGTCGTCGAGAAGCTCAAGGTGTACGTCCGGGCCTCGAGCCAGCGCCGGGATGCGCTCGACCACTGTCTCTTCTCGGGGCCTCCGGGGCTGGGCAAGACGTCGCTGGCGCACATCATCGCCTCCGAGCTGGGCGTGGGCATCCATGTGACGAGTGGCCCCGCGCTCGAGCGCAAGGGGGACCTGGCCGGCCTGCTCACCAACCTCAACGAGCGCGACGTGCTGTTCATCGACGAGATCCACCGGCTCAACGCCGCCGTCGAGGAGTACCTCTACCCGGCGATGGAGGACTTCCGGCTGGACATCACCATCGACACCGGCCCGGCCGCGCGCGCGATGAAGATCGACCTGCCGCCCTTCACCCTCATTGGCGCCACCACCCGCACGGGCCTGCTCACCTCGCCGCTCCGGGACCGGTTCCAGATTCAAGAGCGCCTGGACTACTACGAGCCCAAGTACCTGGAGATGATCCTCAACCGCTCGGCGCGCATCCTCGGGGTTCCCCTGGATCGCGAGGCCAGCCGGGAAGTCTCCACCCGCTCCCGCGGCACGCCCCGGATCGCCAACCGGCTGCTGCGCCGGTTGCGCGACTTCGCCCAGGTGGAGGGCGAGGGCCGCATCACCCAGGAGCTGGCCAGCGTCTCCCTGGACCGGCTGGGCGTGGATGCCAGCGGCCTGGATTCCATGGATCGCAAGATTCTGCTGACCATCATCGACAAGTTCGGGGGCGGCCCGGTGGGGGTGGAGACCATCGCCGCCAGTGTGGGTGAGCAGCGCGACTCCATCGAGGATGTGTACGAGCCCTACCTCCTCCAGGAGGGCTTCCTCCAGCGCACCCCCCGTGGCCGCATGGCGACCCACCGGGCCTACGGTTATTTCAAGAGGGCTCCTCCGCCCGCCTCCCCGCAGGGGAGCCTCTTCTGA
- a CDS encoding carbohydrate-binding protein — MRLNVTKGKRHRWGVMLGMGGLLLGALACVPEDSLSLAPELGEHALPLRLGAQGITAGSYTQVYTAANANDGNTSTYWEGAANAYPHWLRVDLGSANSVNQVVLKLPPSWGTRTQTLSVQRSTDDVTYTQVLAPATYTFSSGTNTVTLNFTAVSARYVRVNVTANSGATGGQVSEFEVYGSAPTVNRSAFNQTAASSHDSQSGTQLEASSEGGQNVAFIDNGDFIAFNNVDFGSGATTFEARTASAGAGGNIEVRLDGETGTLAGTCPVPATGGWQTWVTRTCAINSVSGVHTLYLRFTGSGSGGLFNVSWFKFSAAAASGGDVVGKLFAGYQGWFNAAGDGSPNNGWIHWSKNSSAPTPNSNVNFDLYPDLREYTKLYSTNLGNLGNGQPARLFSSYDPETVNKHFEWMQTYNIDGAALQRFGASASTTPDGWRTNRDSVAVKVKNAAEAYGRKFYVMYDITGMDPSNWVNAVKYDWTANVVNAMRLTSSSAYARQNGKIVVCIWGIGFTDRPGTAAEATDIINWFKGQGIYVIGGVPTYWRTGTNDSRTGFENVYKSLDMISPWFVGRFGGIDGADHYMRNQWQPDFAYTQQNGIAYQAVMWPGFSWYNLHGGPQNQIPRLHGDFMWRQAYDLKSVGISTGYVAMFDEYDEGTAIAKAAENSSMAPSSQYFLTLDADGVSVSADFYLRLAGDINRLFKGQIPLTAEHPTSHR, encoded by the coding sequence GTGCGTTTGAATGTCACGAAGGGCAAGAGACACCGCTGGGGCGTCATGTTGGGGATGGGGGGCTTGTTGTTGGGAGCGCTGGCGTGTGTTCCCGAGGACAGCCTGTCTTTGGCGCCGGAGCTGGGGGAGCACGCGCTCCCGCTGAGGCTCGGCGCCCAGGGCATCACGGCGGGCAGCTACACCCAGGTCTACACCGCCGCGAACGCGAACGACGGAAACACATCCACGTACTGGGAGGGGGCGGCCAACGCCTATCCCCACTGGCTCCGGGTGGATCTGGGCAGCGCGAACAGCGTCAACCAGGTGGTGCTCAAGCTGCCGCCGTCCTGGGGCACCCGCACGCAGACCCTGTCCGTGCAGAGGAGCACCGACGATGTCACCTACACGCAGGTGCTCGCCCCCGCCACGTACACGTTCAGTTCGGGCACCAATACGGTCACCTTGAACTTCACGGCGGTCAGCGCCCGGTACGTGAGGGTGAATGTCACGGCCAATTCGGGCGCCACGGGAGGCCAGGTCTCGGAGTTCGAGGTGTACGGCTCCGCGCCCACGGTCAACCGGTCCGCCTTCAACCAGACGGCGGCTTCAAGCCATGACAGCCAGTCGGGCACGCAGCTGGAGGCCTCCAGCGAGGGGGGCCAGAATGTCGCCTTCATCGACAACGGGGACTTCATCGCCTTCAACAACGTGGACTTCGGAAGTGGCGCCACCACCTTCGAGGCCCGCACCGCCAGCGCGGGGGCCGGGGGCAACATCGAGGTCCGGCTCGATGGGGAGACGGGGACGCTCGCGGGGACCTGTCCTGTCCCGGCCACGGGCGGCTGGCAGACCTGGGTCACCCGGACGTGCGCCATCAACAGCGTGAGCGGGGTGCACACCCTGTACCTGCGGTTCACGGGCAGTGGCTCGGGCGGCCTCTTCAACGTGAGCTGGTTCAAGTTCTCGGCGGCGGCGGCCAGCGGCGGAGACGTCGTCGGGAAGCTGTTCGCCGGGTATCAGGGCTGGTTCAACGCGGCCGGGGATGGGTCTCCCAACAATGGCTGGATTCACTGGTCGAAGAACAGCAGCGCGCCCACGCCCAACTCCAACGTCAACTTCGATCTCTATCCGGACCTCCGGGAGTACACCAAGCTGTACTCGACGAACCTGGGGAACCTGGGCAATGGGCAGCCCGCCAGGCTCTTCTCCTCGTATGATCCGGAGACCGTCAACAAGCACTTCGAGTGGATGCAGACCTACAACATCGACGGCGCCGCGCTGCAGCGCTTCGGGGCCAGCGCGAGCACCACCCCGGACGGCTGGCGGACCAACCGCGACAGCGTCGCGGTGAAGGTGAAGAACGCGGCGGAGGCCTACGGCCGGAAGTTCTATGTCATGTATGACATCACCGGCATGGACCCCAGCAACTGGGTGAACGCCGTCAAGTACGACTGGACGGCCAACGTGGTCAATGCCATGCGGTTGACGTCGTCCTCCGCGTACGCCCGGCAGAATGGAAAGATTGTTGTCTGCATCTGGGGCATTGGCTTCACCGACCGTCCCGGGACGGCCGCCGAGGCCACGGACATCATCAACTGGTTCAAGGGTCAGGGCATTTATGTCATTGGCGGCGTGCCCACCTACTGGCGCACGGGGACGAACGATTCGCGGACGGGCTTCGAGAATGTCTACAAGTCCCTGGACATGATCTCCCCCTGGTTCGTCGGCCGCTTCGGGGGAATCGACGGCGCGGACCACTACATGCGCAATCAGTGGCAGCCGGACTTCGCCTACACGCAGCAGAACGGAATCGCCTATCAGGCGGTCATGTGGCCGGGGTTCTCCTGGTACAACCTGCACGGTGGACCCCAGAACCAGATCCCCCGGCTGCACGGCGACTTCATGTGGCGCCAGGCGTATGACCTCAAGAGCGTGGGCATCTCGACCGGCTACGTGGCCATGTTCGACGAGTACGACGAGGGCACGGCCATCGCCAAGGCGGCGGAGAACAGCTCCATGGCGCCCTCCAGCCAGTACTTCCTGACCCTGGACGCGGATGGCGTCTCCGTGTCCGCGGACTTCTATTTGCGGCTGGCGGGGGACATCAACCGGCTGTTCAAGGGGCAAATCCCGCTGACCGCCGAGCACCCCACGAGCCACCGGTAG
- a CDS encoding DsbA family protein, whose amino-acid sequence MSQRPFRLVLSALVAASVLSGCNKQTSPATSAPTASAGQCEPASDAVVATYKLDGAEQKVTYGELTSRIGPPMADLEKRKQDLIKRGLDGYIIEKLVQSEAKKRGLENEDALIKAEVESKVATPSDAEIQKIYDQAKAGGQLPPEVTLEQVKPEIVKMLSEQAKREHAQALFTQLKDKAEVQINLPEKRAEVAATGPSKGPDNAPITIVEFSDFQCPFCSKANQNVDEVLKAYEGKVKLVFRHFPLSFHADAPKAAEASACAQDQNKFWEFHDKLFASQQNLKVEDLKKYATELGLDSARFNECLDSNKKAELVKKDMADGEKVGVTGTPAFFINGVALSGAVPASEFKTIIDAELKKKK is encoded by the coding sequence ATGTCCCAGCGCCCCTTCCGTCTTGTCCTGTCCGCCCTCGTTGCGGCCTCTGTCCTCTCCGGCTGCAACAAGCAGACGTCGCCGGCCACCTCCGCTCCAACGGCCTCCGCGGGCCAGTGTGAGCCCGCCTCCGACGCGGTCGTCGCGACCTACAAGTTGGACGGCGCCGAGCAGAAGGTGACGTACGGGGAGCTGACCTCGCGCATCGGTCCTCCCATGGCGGACCTCGAGAAGCGCAAGCAGGACCTCATCAAGCGCGGCCTCGATGGCTACATCATCGAGAAGCTCGTTCAGTCCGAGGCCAAGAAGCGCGGTCTGGAGAACGAGGATGCGCTCATCAAGGCCGAGGTGGAGTCGAAGGTCGCCACGCCCTCGGACGCGGAGATCCAGAAGATCTACGACCAGGCGAAGGCCGGTGGCCAGCTGCCCCCGGAAGTCACCCTGGAGCAGGTGAAGCCGGAGATCGTCAAGATGCTGAGCGAGCAGGCCAAGCGCGAGCACGCCCAGGCCCTGTTCACCCAGCTGAAGGACAAGGCCGAGGTGCAGATCAACCTGCCCGAGAAGCGCGCGGAAGTGGCCGCCACCGGCCCCTCCAAGGGCCCGGACAACGCCCCCATCACCATCGTGGAGTTCAGCGACTTCCAGTGCCCGTTCTGCAGCAAGGCCAACCAGAACGTGGACGAGGTGCTGAAGGCCTATGAGGGCAAGGTGAAGCTGGTCTTCCGCCACTTCCCGCTGAGCTTCCACGCGGATGCGCCCAAGGCCGCCGAGGCCTCCGCCTGCGCCCAGGACCAGAACAAGTTCTGGGAGTTCCACGACAAGCTCTTCGCCAGCCAGCAGAACCTCAAGGTGGAGGACCTGAAGAAGTACGCCACCGAGCTGGGCCTGGACTCGGCCCGCTTCAACGAGTGCCTGGACTCCAACAAGAAGGCCGAACTCGTCAAGAAGGACATGGCCGATGGCGAGAAGGTGGGGGTCACGGGTACCCCAGCCTTCTTCATCAACGGCGTGGCCCTGTCGGGCGCGGTGCCGGCCTCCGAGTTCAAGACCATCATCGACGCGGAGTTGAAGAAGAAGAAGTAG
- a CDS encoding zinc-dependent alcohol dehydrogenase, translating to MKGLVFDLSLPKYVLAKGLGRLYPKLHYGLGSCLSLRELPSPALPGPEWVRLKPRLAGVCGSDLATLFFKVSLQLEPFNSFPAVLGHEILATLEEEGPGLEAGQRVAVDPLLPCRLRGLAPPCKPCAAGHENGCERTADGCLAAGQMLGYQRDLPGGMGTGMVAHPSQLHPLPPGVSDKAGVLVEPLAVGLHAVLKVPLTPGDRVLVIGGGAVAFAVLWALRALGCRNPVTLLVAEEYQRKLALQLGADDTLLVQEDAAEAREVARLTGARLYKPILGPPTLTGGFEVTIDCIGSPASVQDSLRYTRALGRVVLVGAAGLLNGVDWTMVWRHELTVLGSYVYGMETFRGERKHTFDLVLELLARREGPDPSVLVTHLFPLSRYQEAIEANLARGRWQSVKTAFDLTVNP from the coding sequence GTGAAGGGCCTCGTCTTCGACTTGTCCTTGCCCAAGTACGTCCTCGCCAAGGGGCTGGGACGACTGTACCCCAAGCTCCACTACGGCCTGGGAAGCTGTCTTTCCCTGAGAGAGCTGCCCTCCCCGGCGCTCCCGGGCCCCGAGTGGGTCCGCTTGAAGCCCCGGCTGGCGGGGGTCTGTGGCTCGGACCTGGCCACCCTCTTCTTCAAGGTCAGCCTCCAGCTGGAACCCTTCAATAGCTTCCCGGCCGTGCTGGGACACGAGATCCTCGCCACGCTGGAGGAGGAAGGCCCGGGGCTGGAGGCCGGGCAGCGGGTGGCCGTGGATCCGCTGCTGCCCTGCCGCTTGAGGGGACTGGCGCCCCCGTGCAAGCCCTGCGCGGCGGGCCATGAGAACGGGTGCGAGCGCACCGCGGACGGCTGCCTCGCCGCGGGCCAGATGCTCGGCTACCAGCGGGACCTGCCCGGCGGCATGGGCACCGGAATGGTGGCCCACCCCTCCCAGCTCCACCCCCTGCCACCGGGCGTCTCGGACAAGGCGGGGGTGCTGGTGGAGCCGCTGGCGGTGGGCCTCCACGCCGTCCTCAAGGTGCCCCTCACCCCTGGCGACCGGGTGCTCGTCATCGGCGGAGGCGCCGTGGCCTTCGCGGTGCTGTGGGCGCTCCGTGCGCTGGGGTGCCGCAACCCGGTGACGCTGCTGGTGGCCGAGGAGTACCAGCGGAAGTTGGCCCTGCAACTGGGCGCGGATGACACCCTGCTCGTGCAGGAGGACGCGGCCGAAGCCCGGGAAGTCGCCCGGCTGACCGGGGCCCGGCTGTACAAACCCATCCTCGGTCCCCCCACGCTCACGGGAGGCTTCGAGGTGACGATTGACTGCATCGGAAGCCCTGCCTCCGTCCAGGACTCGCTGCGCTACACCCGGGCGTTGGGAAGGGTGGTGCTGGTAGGGGCCGCGGGGCTTCTCAACGGGGTGGACTGGACCATGGTGTGGCGCCATGAGCTGACCGTGCTGGGCTCGTACGTGTATGGCATGGAGACCTTCCGGGGCGAGCGGAAGCACACCTTCGACTTGGTGCTGGAGCTGCTCGCCCGGCGGGAGGGGCCGGACCCCTCGGTGCTCGTCACCCACCTTTTTCCGCTCTCCAGGTACCAGGAGGCCATCGAGGCCAACCTGGCACGGGGGCGCTGGCAGTCCGTGAAAACCGCTTTCGACCTGACGGTGAACCCATGA
- a CDS encoding polysaccharide lyase codes for MKRTSGKVAVASRAAGLWLVCGLTASAGAAELFKGDYETGNFSQYGSVEGHSGEIWTQSALARGGAYAQKVTVLQTERDLGGSAWRAETVKDNGLGGKAGQTLWYGFSYYIPADWVDDPSTGEVIWQLHEFPDACETWRSPYLALYAQGNTVKLVRRYDSKACTVGNTPEGIATVATTPLLKGQWVDVVIKAQFSYTSSGRTQYWVNGQLVGDQMGGNIYNDIRPGYLKIGLYRWEWKNTAIPSRTMYHDEVRVGDANSSYAEVAPRGNPSPPTAVISEDFSAANTRFTTVSGGTWAVTGGQLTLTSAVPPVGQSLGNIRVHNTAVTGDFEYTVDASVPASAEVWDDFAVVFNYRDSSNYTFASFNESNDANTHGILKYENGILTQLADFGGAITAGTVYNIKVIRTGSRVQVYRNGFLEAQVTDAPFTGGKVGVGTKNNAGAFDNLTVRQ; via the coding sequence ATGAAGCGAACGAGCGGGAAGGTGGCCGTGGCCAGTCGCGCCGCAGGGCTGTGGCTAGTGTGTGGTCTCACCGCGAGCGCTGGGGCCGCCGAGCTGTTCAAGGGTGACTACGAGACGGGGAACTTCTCGCAGTACGGCAGCGTGGAAGGCCACAGCGGCGAAATCTGGACGCAGTCCGCCCTCGCGCGCGGCGGGGCCTACGCCCAGAAGGTGACGGTGCTTCAGACCGAGCGAGACCTCGGCGGCAGCGCCTGGCGCGCCGAGACGGTGAAGGACAACGGCCTGGGGGGCAAGGCGGGGCAGACGCTCTGGTACGGCTTCAGCTACTACATCCCTGCGGACTGGGTGGATGATCCGTCCACGGGCGAAGTCATCTGGCAGCTTCACGAGTTCCCGGACGCCTGCGAGACGTGGCGCAGCCCGTACCTGGCCCTCTATGCCCAGGGCAACACGGTCAAACTCGTCCGGCGGTATGACTCCAAGGCGTGCACGGTGGGAAATACTCCCGAGGGCATCGCGACCGTCGCCACCACGCCGCTCCTCAAGGGGCAATGGGTGGACGTGGTCATCAAGGCCCAGTTCTCCTATACGAGCAGCGGCCGGACCCAGTACTGGGTCAATGGACAGCTCGTGGGCGACCAGATGGGGGGCAACATCTACAATGACATCCGGCCGGGCTATCTGAAGATCGGGCTGTATCGCTGGGAGTGGAAGAACACGGCCATCCCGTCGCGGACCATGTATCACGACGAGGTCCGGGTCGGAGACGCCAACTCCAGCTATGCCGAGGTCGCGCCCCGGGGCAACCCGTCCCCGCCCACCGCCGTCATCAGCGAGGACTTCAGCGCGGCCAACACCCGCTTCACCACGGTGTCCGGCGGGACGTGGGCGGTGACCGGCGGGCAACTGACGCTCACCAGCGCGGTGCCTCCGGTGGGCCAGAGCCTGGGCAACATCCGGGTCCACAACACGGCGGTGACGGGGGATTTCGAGTACACGGTGGATGCCAGCGTCCCGGCCTCCGCGGAAGTCTGGGATGACTTCGCCGTCGTCTTCAACTACCGGGATTCGAGCAACTACACGTTCGCCAGCTTCAACGAGAGCAACGACGCGAACACGCACGGCATTCTCAAATACGAGAATGGGATTCTCACGCAGTTGGCGGACTTCGGGGGGGCCATCACCGCGGGCACCGTCTACAACATCAAGGTCATCCGGACCGGCAGCCGCGTCCAGGTGTACCGGAATGGCTTCCTGGAGGCCCAGGTGACGGACGCCCCCTTTACCGGGGGCAAGGTGGGGGTCGGCACCAAGAACAACGCGGGTGCCTTCGACAACCTGACCGTCCGGCAATAG